GCCTCCCGTTATTACGATCCGAAATACCGGCCGGCCTTCGAGCTTGAGTGCCAGGGTCTGCTGAAGGCCAGAAACGACATGGGACTCAACAACATCAAACTGATGGTTCCTTTCTGCCGGACCCCGGATGAGGGCAGAAAGGTTATCGAGGTCATGCGCGATTGCGGTCTGGTCCAGGGTGAGAACGGCCTTGAACTTTACGTGATGTGCGAGATCCCGAGCAACGTGATCTCCGCCGATGCCTTCGCCGATATTTTCGACGGCTTCTCCATCGGTTCCAACGACCTGACCCAGCTCACCTACGGTCTTGATCGCGATTCCGGCCTGATCGCCGGGATCGCCGATGAACGGGATCAGGCGGTGAAGGATATGATCAAGATGGTGATCGCGACTGCCAAACGTCGCGGCAAAAAGATCGGCATCTGCGGCCAGGGTCCTTCCGACTTCCCTGAATTTGCGACCTTCCTGGTGGAATGCGGGATCGACTCCATGAGCCTGATCCCCGATACCGCGGTCAAGACCAGAATGGCGGTCCACAAGAAAGAAAAAGAGCTGGGGATCGCGCCCTGATTCTTGTTCCTGATATTGTTTAACCAAAAGGGGGCGCTGACTGGATAGTCAGCGCCCCCTTTTATAATTTTATGAACCTGATTTTATTTCAACACCTTCAGTCTGGACCTGGCGGTTTCAGCCTGGTCACTCTCCGGATAATCATCGGTCAGTTTGTAGTAAACCAGTTTGGCGGTCTCGAGGTCCTTGAGCTTTTCGAAGGCCAGGCCCTGTTTGAGCAACGCGGCGGGGGACTTGTCGTGTTTCGGGAATTCGGCGATCACCTTCTGGTATTCCAGGATGGCCAGTTCGTATTCCTGCTGGTTGTAGAGGCTGTCACCCAGCCAGAACCTGGCATTTGCCACCAGATCACCGGTGGGGAATTTCTCGACATACTCCGAGAATGAGGCATAGGCGTCCTGATACTTTTTGGCATTGAAGAGTTCCATTCCTTTTTCGTAAGGGTTGCCGGCGGCGGAGGATTTGCTGCTCGCAGCACTCTGGGCTTTTGCGGCAGACGGTTTGTTGGTGGAAGTTTTCTGGCTGACCGTTTTCTTTTCTTTCTCCGGTTCAATGAGTTTCACCGTGGCCGGTGAGGAGGTCCGCTTCCGGGCTTTGGCTGCGGCTTCCGCTTCCGCTTTTCTGGCTTTTTCTTCCGCCTCGGCCTGCAATCTTGCTCTCTCACGGGCTTCCTCGGCCCTTCGTGCCGCAATCGCCGCAGCTTCGGCCGCTTTTTTCGCCTGTTCGGCGGCGGCATCTGCTCTGGCCTGTCTGAGACTGTCTATCCCGTTTGCGTTCTGTTTAATCAGAACTTCATTGGCGAGAATTCTCGTTTCCAGTTCCTGGTGCTTTTTGCTTTGTTCATCAAGGGAGAGCCGTAAGTTTTCAATGGCCGTGTTCAGGTCATGCAGACGGCCCGACATGCTGTCGCGATAGTCGTTGCCGGTTTCCTGAAGTTTCTGGTATTGATGGGCATTTTCTTCCATCTGGCCCTTGACCTGCAGGAGCTTGGTCCGTAACTGGTCGATGGTGTTTGCGGTGTCGGCCAGATTTTTCTGCAGGGCCTCAACCGAGTTCTTGTTGGCCCGGTTGGTGGTCTCTTCCTTGAGGTCATTCATCCCCCGGTCCATGTTGATCAGCTTGTTGTCCATGGAACGGAGCCGCAGGTCGAGGTTCTTGACGTCCTGGGTCGAGGCGACACATTGAATCAGGAAAGGAGAAAAGGCGAGAATTGACAGGATGGGTTTGAGCCGGATGATCGTGCGCATGAGATGTAAGGTCCGTTGCTGAGATTGACTGTAAAAAATGACCGGGATTCAACTCTCCGGATCAAAGAAAGAATATAGCCGCTGGAGATTTATTTTCCAGAAAAAACCGGTTGGCCCGGACTCGACTATCGCTCTTCCCGGGGCGACCATTGCGGCATGGTCTCTTCGCCGTCCCAGTCGAAAAGGACCTTGAAACCGGAGCCGTTTCTGAAAATGGAACAGATATTCTGTTCATCTCCCCGTCGTCTGGAAAAGACGATCTGCCGGCTGTCGGGTGACCAGCTCGGAGATTCATGGTCTCCCCAGAATCGGGTCAGCCGGGTGGGGCGCCCCCCCTCGGGGCTGATCACATAAATATGATACATGTTCTCATAGTGACCGGAATAGGCGATCAGATTGTTGTCGGGCGACCAGGAGGGGGTGGTGTTGTAGGATCCGACAAAGGTGATCCTCTGGGCGGTACGGGTGTTGACATCCATCACATAGATCTGGGGGCTGCCGCTGCGGTCTGAGACAAAGGCGAGCCTCCTGCCGTCCGGCGACCAGCTCGGAGAAACGTTGATCCCTTCGTGTTCGGTGAGACGGCTTAGGATATTGCCCGAGGTGTCGATCAGGTAAAGGTCCGGATTGCCGTCCGGGCTTAAGGTGACGGCCATTTTCGTGCCGTCCGGATGCCAGGCCGGGGCCATGTTCAGCCCCCGCCGTTGGGAGATCGGGGTGGTGACTTTGCTCTGGGAGAGATCGGTGATGTACAGGTTCGGGTTGCCCTTGTGGTAGGAAGTGTAACTTAAATACCTGCCGTCGGGGGAAAAGCGCGGGGAGACCGCGATGCCCTTATGCTTGGTGACCTGGCGCAGCTGGTCACCGAAAATATCGGTAATATAGATCTCCTTGCTGCCGGTCTTGTCCGAAACAAAGGCAATGCTGGTGCGGCTCACGCCCTTATCTCCGGTCATTTTGAAAATGATCTCGTCGCAGAATTTCAGGATCATCTCCCGGATCTTGTCGGCTTTACCCCGGTATCTCCTTCCGAGAATCATTCTGCCGGTGGTGACATCGATCAGGCGCACTTCAATAACCAGCCCCTTCTCATCTTCCTGATAATTGCCGAGCACCGCAAAGTCCGCCGCCAGGTCGAGCCAGTTCGCGGTCTGGACTCCGCCGTAATCATCGGGAGGGATAATGGAGATGAAACCATGGAAGACGAGGGCCTCCGCGAGAAGGGCGGCCATCTCGCGGCCCCGGTCCTCGATGACTTCCTGCCGGTTGATGTTGATGAAAAAAGGAACCGCGGTGGGGACCTTGCGCAGCTCGGCCGAAGTCACGTCGATGATGATTGCGGCCCGGGCGGACGACATACAGAGTAGAAAAGAAAGGGTGAAAAGTGTTTTGATCAGCAGGTTTTTCATAAGCATGGTCAGTCGGTCGGATCTCATAAGGCAAAAGGAGGATGAGCCGGGGCAGGGTGTTTTACTCAACTTTCTGACTTGCCTAAGATATTGGTTTGCTGTCATAAAATAATCCAAAGCCATGGCGGCATTCCATGGTTAAAAGCCAGAATCCAGAAGCCAGAATGACTGATTTTAAAGCTTTTCTCCTGGCTTCTGACTCCCGGCTTCTGCCTTCTTGTGGAAAACAGGCACGAAAAAATCGCCAAAACCCCTTTATTTCACCCTACGGGTATAAGTTTCGTACGAGCAGGCCAGCTGCTCAATTCAGCTTTATCGGGAGATTAACATAATTCAGAAAGTTGAGGTTTTTTACAATAACCCGCCGGGATAAAAAGTCACATGAATTTCGTCGTTCTGCTGGGGCAGATCAATGGGAAACGGAGGCAGGGGGGTTGCATCGTCAACAGCCTTCTGAACATACTGGTTAAAACGGCTGTCGGCGGACCGTTTCTTGAAATAGCTCGAAATCACACTGCCGTCGCGGTTGACCCTGATGATCATCACACATTCGAGTTCGTCGCTCCACTCCTTCAGTTCGGGCAGTTTCCAGAACTTGTCGATATGCTGGACCAGTTGCGCCTTGTACCTGTCGATCGCCTCCATTTCCCTGGCCCTGCTTCTGGAGTCGGATGGCGGGGCATCGGGAACCGTCTGGGCATCGGGAGTGGTGATTGCCTGGGCCTCGGAATATTCCTTTTCCCTGCGATAGAGGTCGGAAATCCGGCTCACCGCCGTATTTGCTGCCTTGCGGGCCTCTTTTTCCGCCTGCTCCTTCATGAAATCAAGTTTCACCTGTTCCATCCGGGTCTTGATCAGCTCCTGGCGGAGTTTTTCCTTTTCCCGTTCCGCCTTCTCCAGGGCCAGTTTCTGCTTCAGGGGACTCAGGGAAACAGCCGGCAGTTTTGCCGCCGGCGCAGGTTCCGGTACCGGTGGGGGGGGAGGGGGGGCCTTTTCCCTGATCACGACCTTCTGCACTTCGGGAGGTGGTTCGACGGCCTGGTACAGTTCAACCGTATAGACTTCCGGAATGGTCGGTTCGGACCAGATGATCAGCGGCCCGAAGATGGTGAACAGGATTGCCCCGGCATGCACTGCCACCGTCAGCAGGAAAGGGGTCCGCTGCTCACGGTCATGGCGGAGATCATCCCAGCAGTCACCCAGACCGGCCGCTGCCGACCTCGGGTTCAGGAAGGTGCGGAGGTCGGAAAGGAAATAATGGAGATCATCTATCAGGGCGGTTAAACGCGCTCTCATTTTCCAGCTTTGTCGTAGAGGGGCCTGGTGATCATCCCCAGCTTGTCGAAACCGGCGTCCTTGATGTCGGCCATGATCGAGACCACCAGCCCGTAGGCCACTTTCTTGTCGGCATTCAGGAAGACCGGCCGTTCCCGGTCTTTCTCGGAGAGCCTGGCCAGTTTCTGCCTGAACAGTTCCCGGTTGACGCTGATCCGGTCGATGGTCAGCTCGCCTTTGTCACTGATGGAGATGATCACCGGCTTGACTTTCTGCGGCAGTGGCCGGGCGGTGGTCTCGGGCAGATCAACATCCACGCCCTGGCTCATCATCGGCGCGGTGACCATGAAGATGATCAGGAGCACCAGCATGACATCGACCAGCGGGGTCACATTGATTTCGGCCACCAGGCCGCTTTTGCCGTTTCGCGGGGTAAAACCCATATTCTTTCCTGCTCCCGGATCAGTTTCTGGCGATGAGGTCGCGTTCGACCAGATTCAGGAAATCGGCGGAGAAAGACTGCATCTGCCCTTCCAGTTCGGCCACCTTGTTGGAATAGTAATTGTAGAAGATTACCGCCGGGATCGCTACGGCCAGACCCGCAGCGGTCGCGACCAGCGCCTCGGAGATGCCGGGCGCGACAACGGCCAGGGAGGCGGAGCCGATTTTGCCGATCTCATGAAAAGAGGTCATGATCCCCCAGACGGTGCCGAACAGCCCGATGAACGGGGTGGCGCTGCCGGTGGTTGCGAGAAAGGCAAGATTGCGGCTCACCCGGTTTAATTCGGAAGTTTCCGCCTTTGACAGTGACCGCTTGAGGTTGTCGATCCCGGCCAGACGCATTTCCAGAGAGGCGTCGGTGCTGCTGCCGGGTCTGCTCGCCTTGATCTTCTGGAGTTCATTGTAGCCGGCCCTGAAGATGGCGGCCTCCGGGCTGTTGCTCTTGTCGGACAAAGCCTTGTGGGCCTCGACCAGGCTTTTTGAACTCCAGAACGATTTGGCAAAGGCTCCGGTGTCGACCACGATCTTTTTAAAGAGCATGTGCTTCTTGAAGATGATGTACCATGAACCCAGCGAGAAAAACAGGAGCAGGAGCATGACGGATTTGACCATCAGTCCCGCGTGCCAGAACATGGAGAATAAACTTAACTGTCCCACGTGCGGAATACCTCGAGGAAAAAAATTGACTGAAACATCAGTTGGTAACCATCATTAAAATGTCCTGCTATTCATAATTTTTTTTGCTCCGGATGTCAATCCGGCTGAGGTTGGCCCGGAAATAATCATGAGCAGCGTATTCTTTTTGACAACTTTTTATAAAGAAGGTTATTGTGCTGGACTTTTGTTCTTTTTATCATCATATAGTTTCGGTTCAGTCAGTTGTCTGTTTCGGCCCGGTACTGCGGCGCTCTGCCGCGATGCCCTTCCCGGCAGGCACCAGTTAAAATTCAAGTGATACAGGTTACGCTCATGAAGACTATTAATGTAGGGCTCATAGGTTTTGGCACAGTCGGTTCCGGTACCGCCGAAGTCCTTCTGCAGCAGGCGGAACGCCTTGAAAGCAGGGCCGGGCTGTCGCTCCGCCTCAAAACGGTGGCCGATATTATGGTCGATACGCTTCCCCCGCAATTTTCCGGGGTGACGCTGACCAAAAATGTTGAGGATATTTTCGGTGATCCGGAGATCGATATCGTGATCGAACTGATCGGCGGCATCGAACCGGCAAAGACCTTCATCCTGAAAGCGATTGCCGCCGGCAAACATGTGGTGACCGCCAACAAGGCGCTGATCTCCCAGCACGGCAGGGAAATCTTCAACGCCGCGGCCGAAAAGGGGGTCGAGGTCGGTTTCGAGGCGAGCGTCGGCGGCGGCATCCCGGTGATCAAGGCCTTGAAAGAGGGGCTGGTCGCCAACAAAATCGTCTCGATCATGGGGATCATGAACGGGACCAGCAACTATATCCTGAACAAGATGACCGAGGAAGGCGCCCCTTTCGAGGAGGTCCTTGCCGAAGCCCAGGCCATCGGCTATGCCGAGGCTGATCCGACCTACGATATCGAAGGGATCGATACCGCCCACAAACTGGTGATCCTGATGTGTCTCGCCTACGGGATGCAGGTGGACCTCGCCGAGGTGAGCACCGAAGGGATCAGCCGGATCGAGCCGGTGGACATCGAGTTCGCCCGTGAGTTCGGCTACCGGATCAAGCTCCTGGCGGTGAGCGTCAATCACGGCGATCATGTCGAGGCGCGGGTCCATCCGACGATGGTGCCCGAAAAGCACATGCTCGCGAACATCGGCGGCGCTTATAACGGGATTCATTTCACCGGGGACATGGTCGGCAATGTCCTGCTCTACGGCCTGGGGGCCGGGAAGATGCCGACCGGCAGCGCGGTGGTTGCCGATGCGGTTGATATCGCCCGCAATATCGTCAACGGCTCGATCAACCGGGTGCCGAGCCTTTCGTACCGGCCGGAAAAAATCAGGCCGGGAAAAATCACCCCGATGGACCAGCTGCGCTGTCCCTATTACTTCAGAATCACCGCCGCCGACAAACCGGGGGTGCTCTCCACCCTTTCCGGCATCCTCGGCAAGAACGGGATCAGTATCGAATCGGTCATCCAGATGGGGCGGCAGAAGGGCGGCAATGTGCCGGTGGTGATCCGGACCTATGAAGCAAGTGAGTCTTCGGTGCGCGCGGCCCTCGCCGAAATCGACGGTCTTGCGATCTGTCCGGCCCCGACCGTGAAGATCAGAATCCTGCTGGATGAGTAAAGATGGCGAAGGTGAAAACAGTCATTCTCATCGGCGACGGGATGGGTGACCTGCCGCTGGCGGAGCTTGGCAACAGGACCCCGCTGCAGTATGCCGAGACCCCGACCATGGACTATCTCGCCACCCACGGCGAGCTGGCGATGCTGAAAACGGTGCCCGACACCCTGGAGCCCGGCAGCGATGTCGCCAATCTCTCCCTGCTCGGCTATCGCCCGGAAAAGTACTATTCCGGCCGGGCCCCCCTGGAGGCGGCGAGTATGGGGATCACGCTTGCGGCCGATGAAACCGCCTTCCGCTGCAATCTGGTGAATCTTTTCGAACGCGCGGACGGCGAGATCATCATGGCCGATTACAGCGGCGGCCATATCACCACCGCCGACGCGCGGGAGCTCATCAAAGGCCTCAAGGAACAACTCGATTCGGACCGTTTCACCTTTTATCCCGGCATCAGCTATCGCCATCTGCTGGTGGTCAAGGGTGAGATCAGTCTGTGTACCACCCCCCCGCACGATCACTCCGGGAAACCGGTCACCACCTTCTGGGGCCATTATCAGAAGAGCCCGCTGGCCGGGCTGGTCGTGAAGGCGAGGGAGATTCTCGCCGCACATTCCGTCAACCGGGGCCGTGCCGCCGCCGGAAAAGTGCCGGCCAACGGAATCTGGCTCTGGGGCGAGGGAAAAACGCCTTCGATGCCGACCCTGCACGAACTGTACGGGCTCGAAGGCGGCCTGATTTCGGCCGTGGACCTCCTGAAGGGGATCGGGGTCTGTGCGGGTCTTGAGATCATCAATGTCCCGGGCGCCACGGGCTATATCGACACCAACTACCAGGGCAAGGCGGCTGCGGCGATTAAAGTCCTTGAGAAGAAGGATTTCGTGGTGGTCCATGTGGAAGGACCGGACGAAGCCTCGCACCAGGGGAATCTCAAAGACAAGATCACCGCCATCGAGGATTTTGATGCGAAGATCGTCAAACCCGTCTACGACTCTCTGCAGCAGTCGGGTTGCGATTACCGGCTGGCCGTGGCGATGGATCATTATACCCCCATCAGCACCCGGACCCACGACCGTCATCCGGTCCCGCTGGTGATCTTCTCTTCCGACCGGACATCGTCTTCTGGTCTCGCCTACACTGAAGCGGACGCCGAGAGCACCGGCCGCAGCTACGACAACGGCGAGGAATTTTTCAAACGACTGATGGGGCAGGGCTGAACCATGGGCGGGCAACCGGTTGTTCACCGCAGTGAA
This genomic stretch from Pseudomonadota bacterium harbors:
- the ybgF gene encoding tol-pal system protein YbgF, with translation MRTIIRLKPILSILAFSPFLIQCVASTQDVKNLDLRLRSMDNKLINMDRGMNDLKEETTNRANKNSVEALQKNLADTANTIDQLRTKLLQVKGQMEENAHQYQKLQETGNDYRDSMSGRLHDLNTAIENLRLSLDEQSKKHQELETRILANEVLIKQNANGIDSLRQARADAAAEQAKKAAEAAAIAARRAEEARERARLQAEAEEKARKAEAEAAAKARKRTSSPATVKLIEPEKEKKTVSQKTSTNKPSAAKAQSAASSKSSAAGNPYEKGMELFNAKKYQDAYASFSEYVEKFPTGDLVANARFWLGDSLYNQQEYELAILEYQKVIAEFPKHDKSPAALLKQGLAFEKLKDLETAKLVYYKLTDDYPESDQAETARSRLKVLK
- the tolB gene encoding Tol-Pal system beta propeller repeat protein TolB, coding for MKNLLIKTLFTLSFLLCMSSARAAIIIDVTSAELRKVPTAVPFFININRQEVIEDRGREMAALLAEALVFHGFISIIPPDDYGGVQTANWLDLAADFAVLGNYQEDEKGLVIEVRLIDVTTGRMILGRRYRGKADKIREMILKFCDEIIFKMTGDKGVSRTSIAFVSDKTGSKEIYITDIFGDQLRQVTKHKGIAVSPRFSPDGRYLSYTSYHKGNPNLYITDLSQSKVTTPISQRRGLNMAPAWHPDGTKMAVTLSPDGNPDLYLIDTSGNILSRLTEHEGINVSPSWSPDGRRLAFVSDRSGSPQIYVMDVNTRTAQRITFVGSYNTTPSWSPDNNLIAYSGHYENMYHIYVISPEGGRPTRLTRFWGDHESPSWSPDSRQIVFSRRRGDEQNICSIFRNGSGFKVLFDWDGEETMPQWSPREER
- a CDS encoding cell envelope integrity protein TolA — encoded protein: MRARLTALIDDLHYFLSDLRTFLNPRSAAAGLGDCWDDLRHDREQRTPFLLTVAVHAGAILFTIFGPLIIWSEPTIPEVYTVELYQAVEPPPEVQKVVIREKAPPPPPPVPEPAPAAKLPAVSLSPLKQKLALEKAEREKEKLRQELIKTRMEQVKLDFMKEQAEKEARKAANTAVSRISDLYRREKEYSEAQAITTPDAQTVPDAPPSDSRSRAREMEAIDRYKAQLVQHIDKFWKLPELKEWSDELECVMIIRVNRDGSVISSYFKKRSADSRFNQYVQKAVDDATPLPPFPIDLPQQNDEIHVTFYPGGLL
- the tolR gene encoding protein TolR yields the protein MGFTPRNGKSGLVAEINVTPLVDVMLVLLIIFMVTAPMMSQGVDVDLPETTARPLPQKVKPVIISISDKGELTIDRISVNRELFRQKLARLSEKDRERPVFLNADKKVAYGLVVSIMADIKDAGFDKLGMITRPLYDKAGK
- the tolQ gene encoding protein TolQ, with product MFWHAGLMVKSVMLLLLFFSLGSWYIIFKKHMLFKKIVVDTGAFAKSFWSSKSLVEAHKALSDKSNSPEAAIFRAGYNELQKIKASRPGSSTDASLEMRLAGIDNLKRSLSKAETSELNRVSRNLAFLATTGSATPFIGLFGTVWGIMTSFHEIGKIGSASLAVVAPGISEALVATAAGLAVAIPAVIFYNYYSNKVAELEGQMQSFSADFLNLVERDLIARN
- a CDS encoding homoserine dehydrogenase; translation: MKTINVGLIGFGTVGSGTAEVLLQQAERLESRAGLSLRLKTVADIMVDTLPPQFSGVTLTKNVEDIFGDPEIDIVIELIGGIEPAKTFILKAIAAGKHVVTANKALISQHGREIFNAAAEKGVEVGFEASVGGGIPVIKALKEGLVANKIVSIMGIMNGTSNYILNKMTEEGAPFEEVLAEAQAIGYAEADPTYDIEGIDTAHKLVILMCLAYGMQVDLAEVSTEGISRIEPVDIEFAREFGYRIKLLAVSVNHGDHVEARVHPTMVPEKHMLANIGGAYNGIHFTGDMVGNVLLYGLGAGKMPTGSAVVADAVDIARNIVNGSINRVPSLSYRPEKIRPGKITPMDQLRCPYYFRITAADKPGVLSTLSGILGKNGISIESVIQMGRQKGGNVPVVIRTYEASESSVRAALAEIDGLAICPAPTVKIRILLDE
- a CDS encoding cofactor-independent phosphoglycerate mutase; protein product: MKTVILIGDGMGDLPLAELGNRTPLQYAETPTMDYLATHGELAMLKTVPDTLEPGSDVANLSLLGYRPEKYYSGRAPLEAASMGITLAADETAFRCNLVNLFERADGEIIMADYSGGHITTADARELIKGLKEQLDSDRFTFYPGISYRHLLVVKGEISLCTTPPHDHSGKPVTTFWGHYQKSPLAGLVVKAREILAAHSVNRGRAAAGKVPANGIWLWGEGKTPSMPTLHELYGLEGGLISAVDLLKGIGVCAGLEIINVPGATGYIDTNYQGKAAAAIKVLEKKDFVVVHVEGPDEASHQGNLKDKITAIEDFDAKIVKPVYDSLQQSGCDYRLAVAMDHYTPISTRTHDRHPVPLVIFSSDRTSSSGLAYTEADAESTGRSYDNGEEFFKRLMGQG